In Sphingobacteriia bacterium, the DNA window TTTTGTTTCTGAGATAAGGATCAGCTCCACAATTTAGTAATATATTTACCATTTCTTTATTACCTTCAGATGCGGCATAATGTAATGGGGTAAAACCTTTCTTACATAAAATATTAGGAATAGCTCCAAATTTTAATAGTTCTTTAACTTCTAAAACTTTCCCTTCTTTGACAGCGTTATGTAGAGATGTCATTCCCAACCCATTTCTATGATCTGGATCAGCGCCATTATTAACTAAAGTTTCAATCATATTTATATTTTTAAATGTTGCGATCTGTAAAGGTGTCGCTCTTTGATAGTTAAGTGCATTTGGATTAGCGCCAAATTTAATAAATATTTGAATTAAATTGGTTTTTGTATTTTCTATAAGAAGATGATGTAAAATTGTTTCAAGAGTAAAACATAAAAAATTAGGATTGGCACCTTCATTAATTAACCTGATTATTTCTTCTGTTTTTCTCGCCTTACGTAATTCTATACTTTTATCTTGATAATGATCTAATATTGCAAATAATTTATTAGAGGCTAACTTTAAATTAAAAGATGTAAATACCGTTTGCCTCTCTTTAATTAAGATATGTAATTTTTTCTCATCTTCTCTGGATAAAGCTTCAATTAACTGAAGTTGATTTGCAATTATTGTGAATGGTTTTTTGTAATCACATTTACCTTCAAATTGCATTAATTTCAATATTTGGACTTTAGTAAAGGGGTTTTTGTTTTTTAGAATCTTTTGAATTTCTTCAATATCGTTATAAAAAGCTGCATTAATTAATTTAATAATATTATTTTTATAAATAGCTTGAAGTGAATTTATAACTTTATAATTTATAGGCCAATTAATAGCTAATAACAAATCTAGGTTTTTATTTTTAATAGCATCAGTATATTTTTCCCCAATAAATTTGTCTTCTATTTTACTACCGTAATAATGACCTTGTTGTAGGGAATTTCCTACCGCTTGAATAGCTAGGTTTCTAAATGTTTTATTGCTTAATAAGAGACTAGGAATTGTCTTATCGTAATCTTTAGGGTCAAGAAAGGAAAATATACGCTCTATGATTTCAGGAGGTAAATCACTAAGAGTAATATCCTGATTTTTACCACTTTCTTCTGTCATATTTGAGTTTTTCATTAGTAATTCCTTTTTATTTGCAAATACTATACCAATTTATTAATAAAATGTAAATAACTTAATTTAATATAACTTTAAGTTAACTATTAAGTTATTGAATTATAGAATTTTTTGTTTAGGATATAATTAACAATATATATAATAAAAATTTTCAGTTAACTATCTTTTAACAAGAGGTGGTATGTATTACGGATCATTATGTACTGAAGTTTATGACCTGACTAAAGGTTTTGCAAGTGATGAGGAAGTTTCATTTTATACTTCTATTTTTTCACCACGCGATAAATTACTTGAACCTATGTGCGGTTCCGGAAGGTTATTAATCCCATTACTCAAAGAAGGGTTAGATGTGGAAGGGTTAGATAATTCCGAAGATATGCTTGCTTCTTGCAAAAGAAGAGCTAATGAATTTGGCATTACTCCTGTGTTATATTATGGTTCGATTAGAAAATTAAATTTACCTATTTCTTATAATGGAATTATAATTTCATTTGGCTCTTTTCAGTTAATTCATCCACGCGAAGAGGCTTGTAAAGTACTTGAAATTTTAAATCATCATTTACTTCCTAAAGGGAAATTAGTAATGGATTTATTTGTTCCTTGGGAATCATTATATGAAAATGCTGAAGAAAGCAAGTCAGATAGCGAATATAAAACTTTTGATGGGGAGTCTATAAAACTCTCATGGCATAATAAAGTAAATAAATATGAACAATATTTTATTTCTGAATGTACTTATACTAAACTTCTTCATGGTACTTTAATTA includes these proteins:
- a CDS encoding ankyrin repeat domain-containing protein, with translation MKNSNMTEESGKNQDITLSDLPPEIIERIFSFLDPKDYDKTIPSLLLSNKTFRNLAIQAVGNSLQQGHYYGSKIEDKFIGEKYTDAIKNKNLDLLLAINWPINYKVINSLQAIYKNNIIKLINAAFYNDIEEIQKILKNKNPFTKVQILKLMQFEGKCDYKKPFTIIANQLQLIEALSREDEKKLHILIKERQTVFTSFNLKLASNKLFAILDHYQDKSIELRKARKTEEIIRLINEGANPNFLCFTLETILHHLLIENTKTNLIQIFIKFGANPNALNYQRATPLQIATFKNINMIETLVNNGADPDHRNGLGMTSLHNAVKEGKVLEVKELLKFGAIPNILCKKGFTPLHYAASEGNKEMVNILLNCGADPYLRNKRFLPWLGANARELTENKEIKKLLPWSIVPILRILLASIPIALVLRTRLVRNICASLLLKAADFIRPSEPINNFISSSAHRSNAEAIKSVISKIPKL
- a CDS encoding class I SAM-dependent methyltransferase, whose product is MYYGSLCTEVYDLTKGFASDEEVSFYTSIFSPRDKLLEPMCGSGRLLIPLLKEGLDVEGLDNSEDMLASCKRRANEFGITPVLYYGSIRKLNLPISYNGIIISFGSFQLIHPREEACKVLEILNHHLLPKGKLVMDLFVPWESLYENAEESKSDSEYKTFDGESIKLSWHNKVNKYEQYFISECTYTKLLHGTLIKEEKEEYTINWYYLYEMELLLEKHGFTNIAVKGRFMNGQHQMTFIAEKA